TGTGAATCTCACTTCCGTAGTGCTGAGCCAGCTCTCAAGGGTTTCACTTCTAACCATGACATCTTTCTCTCTAGACAGTACTCGGCCATCAATGCTTATTAGACCCTTGCTAAATGGCCTGTCTGGAACTCCTTCTTCCCTTATTTTAAGATCTATCTCTAGATAGATGAAATCAACCAGCACTAGACCTCGATATGGGCCAGTTAAAATCAGCATTCCATCCTATGAAAAGAATCGCACGAGAGGTTAGAGTATGCTCATCCAAACACTGCTCAAAATGAAGATTGGAAGCATGCCATAAAAGCTACTCCATTTATATGCAGATGACTGTCTGGATCGACAACCACCAGCACTAAGATGACTCCATTTAGATGCCAATTAACAGTTGATATTAAATGCACCATGGAATAAAATGAAACCCGATTGGAACAAACTTAGAAGCAAGGATGTACCTTGTTGAGATGCTGGCAATCATCTCTATTGCGGTGAAAGAGATAAATGCACTTGTAGTCAATGCTGTCTCTGGCAATGACACGGCCATAGACATTGACTGGGAAGCCTAAATCTGAGGAGACTATGCTGACGGAGAGGATGTTTGCAGAGTCTTCTAGCCCAAATTCATCTTGGTAGCTACTATCGGTGTATCGCATTGGAGGGACAGACGCTGCGACGAATAAACAAAATATATCTGTCAGATTATTTCATCACAATAAACTGGCCCAGTTTGTGTTTTTCCTGTTTGTatcccactgagttaaaccatctaATATTCTTATTTGACTTGCGAGTTAACTACAAGAGAAAGCTATCATCTCACCATTCGAACCAAGTTAATTTCAATTTTAGCAAAATCAGTGATTTCTGTTGTTAAGTGATATACGTTTGAATCAAATCCAAGTACATGAACAGAGATTCGCtgttaacttgaagagaaaacaatcaTCTCACCATCTGTGGAAAGTTAATTTCAGTTTTAGCCAAATCAGTGAGTTCCTGTTGTTAACTGAAACTGAATCCAATCTAGTAAACGGACTGAGATTTGCTGTTTACTGCTATGCATCAACAACGAACATGGCATGTCAGAGGATTCTCCTAACAGAGGATTATACAGGTGAGAGACGTCCTACTGTAACGTAATTCAGTTACTGTCAATCAGAAAAAATTACTACAGCTTCAGAAAATGAGAGGCCACTTACACTCCTCGTCGATGTTGAAGACGGAGAAGTCCCTGAGGAAAAACCGGGTGTAGACGTCGCGCCCCACCTTGGGATCGTGCTCGATGATGGAGTCCATGACCTTGTCGTGTGCCTCGCTTCTCCGCCGGCTCTCCTCCCGCTTCCGAGTcttctcctcttcctcccgccGGGACCACTCCTTCTCCTCCACCGCCCAGGCCACCCACTTTGCCCGGTCATACAATAAAGGCTCTAagccctccacctcctcctcctcctcctcctccaactcctctACAGATGCCATCGCCAATTCGCCCGCCGCAGCCGCCGAGCCAATCGAGCAAACCCTAGGGCGCCGCCGAGCCAATCGAGCAAACCCTACTTTTCCTCTTTGTTGATTCTTATAGATGCTGCTTTGGGCTGGGCCAAGGTCCAAGACTATTAAGTAACGTGTCAGCCTAGGCAGCCCCTGGGGTGTCCCTTAGCAATTGCCGCAACCGTAGAGACCTTCCCTACCCTGCAATCCCTTCTCGCCGGCGGTCGGCGGGGCCCGGGCTGTCCGGGACGGGGTTGGCTTGGGAACCTACCGCCCGCGGAAACATCTTCTCGGGCAAGAGATCTCAATGGAAAGTAAAGCTTCGGGCTCGGGGTCGGCTCCGACCGAGCTAGAGGCGATGATGGCAAAGCTTGGTTTGAAGGAGGAGGACCTCCAGGATGTAGTGGTGGATGATGAAGAATTACCAGAGGAAGCAACAAGATGGATGGCAATAGCAAGGGTGTATACAGAGAAAACCTATAGCCAGTAGTGGCTCTATAGGAGCATGAGGATTGCTTGGGACTTGGCGTAGGTGGTGAAGATCCATCCCCTGGAGGAGAACCTATACACACTGCAATTCTCGTGCCTTGGTGATTGGGAGCGGGTGATGGAAGAAGGGCCTTGGAACTTCAAAGGGAAAGCGGTGGTTATAGCACCGTATGATGGCTTCACCAGACCTTCCTCGATTGTGTTGAATACCATTGAGATATGGGCACAGATTCATGATCTGCCAGAGGGTTACTTTCCCCTCATCAAATCCCTTTCATCAACACTTGGAGAGTATATTTTTGCTGAACCCAAGTCCCAAGATTTTGAAGGCAATTTCTATCGTGTGCGCATCAGAATTGATGTTACAAAAGCCTCTTAGGAACGCTGTCTCCCTGGTCAAGAGGAAGAAAAGAGAAATCTTTGTCGTCAAATATGAAAGGCTTCCTGATTGGTGTGCCGTTTGTGGTCACTTGGGACATTTATTCAAGGAGTGTGGAGATGGTGTGCATCC
The sequence above is a segment of the Triticum dicoccoides isolate Atlit2015 ecotype Zavitan chromosome 1A, WEW_v2.0, whole genome shotgun sequence genome. Coding sequences within it:
- the LOC119337220 gene encoding uncharacterized protein LOC119337220; its protein translation is MASVEELEEEEEEEVEGLEPLLYDRAKWVAWAVEEKEWSRREEEEKTRKREESRRRSEAHDKVMDSIIEHDPKVGRDVYTRFFLRDFSVFNIDEESSVPPMRYTDSSYQDEFGLEDSANILSVSIVSSDLGFPVNVYGRVIARDSIDYKCIYLFHRNRDDCQHLNKDGMLILTGPYRGLVLVDFIYLEIDLKIREEGVPDRPFSKGLISIDGRVLSREKDVMVRSETLESWLSTTEVRFTTVLDAVECTFEIKLIEGLFKGNITVGIVDKARKLDNEQTIVIHDSTADGVVTSDESGVIKLRRSVITICLERNVMFCINNEAAGVCPERTFDFTPRRTGVDEEKITCGAGEFGFRIVWSLMDFRL